In Lewinellaceae bacterium, a single window of DNA contains:
- a CDS encoding class IV adenylate cyclase, translating into MQRINIEIKARCSHPEEIRDLLDKQQAEFIGTDYQTDTYFKVPNGRLKLREGNIENALIHYFRNDQAGPKRSDISLYKTQPRADLKDVLAAALGVLAVVSKRRQIYFIENVKFHIDEVEQLGSFVEIEAIDRDGSIGVEKLRKQCQYYLNLFKISDEDLIEVSYSDLAILL; encoded by the coding sequence ATGCAACGAATCAACATCGAAATCAAAGCCAGGTGCAGCCACCCGGAAGAAATCCGCGACCTGCTCGACAAACAGCAAGCCGAATTTATCGGTACCGACTATCAAACCGATACCTACTTCAAGGTGCCCAACGGCCGGCTCAAACTGCGGGAAGGGAATATCGAAAACGCCCTCATCCACTACTTCCGCAACGATCAGGCCGGCCCCAAGCGGTCCGACATTTCGCTCTACAAAACTCAGCCGCGGGCCGACCTGAAGGACGTGCTTGCCGCAGCGCTGGGGGTTCTCGCTGTAGTTTCCAAACGCCGGCAAATCTACTTCATAGAAAATGTGAAGTTTCACATCGACGAGGTGGAACAACTGGGTTCTTTTGTAGAAATAGAGGCCATCGACCGGGATGGAAGCATCGGAGTGGAAAAGCTGCGGAAACAATGCCAGTACTACCTCAATTTGTTTAAGATTTCGGACGAAGACCTCATCGAGGTTTCGTACAGCGACCTGGCCATCCTCCTGTAG
- a CDS encoding T9SS type A sorting domain-containing protein: MKKIKTSLLAFLLLPCCLLAQIPNADFEQWVPDDPPSYDQEYPQSWSPPPLLGDQHYPVEKVSNPNRGEYAMKVKNNLPTPAAVGGASWPMDALFSPSSQHFRLSMEVRYDSIVPPGKAKVEIRGSGGFLFTHWIDETITGEMETIQIEVELPEMMDQLVLRIQPRGIYNPDYGTPPFNGGYDGYAEIVVDNIVYENVVSSQEPLQKREVHIFPNPASEAAWVKTENGGFIRAINVFNPKGELVLKAKPNKDKYMLDVKGLPSGAYWMEIVLPGKRLIRQWIKG, translated from the coding sequence ATGAAAAAAATAAAAACAAGCCTCCTGGCCTTTCTACTCCTTCCATGCTGCCTATTGGCTCAAATTCCCAATGCTGATTTTGAGCAGTGGGTACCTGACGACCCTCCTTCCTACGATCAGGAGTATCCCCAATCGTGGAGCCCTCCTCCTCTTTTGGGAGATCAGCATTATCCGGTAGAAAAGGTGAGCAATCCCAACAGAGGGGAATATGCCATGAAGGTAAAAAACAACCTGCCAACTCCGGCAGCAGTCGGGGGGGCTTCCTGGCCGATGGATGCGCTTTTCAGCCCTTCTTCCCAGCATTTTCGACTGAGCATGGAGGTGCGCTACGATAGCATCGTGCCGCCGGGCAAAGCTAAGGTTGAGATTAGGGGAAGCGGAGGCTTTCTCTTCACGCATTGGATTGATGAAACCATCACCGGAGAAATGGAAACGATACAGATTGAGGTGGAGTTGCCAGAAATGATGGATCAATTAGTCCTCCGCATCCAGCCCAGAGGGATATACAATCCCGACTATGGCACCCCGCCCTTCAACGGTGGCTATGACGGCTACGCCGAAATCGTAGTCGACAATATCGTATACGAAAACGTTGTTTCCAGCCAGGAGCCTTTGCAAAAAAGAGAGGTACACATTTTCCCCAACCCGGCCAGCGAGGCAGCCTGGGTGAAAACGGAAAACGGAGGATTTATACGGGCCATTAACGTTTTCAACCCAAAAGGCGAGCTTGTCCTGAAGGCGAAACCTAATAAGGATAAATATATGCTCGACGTTAAGGGATTACCCAGCGGAGCCTATTGGATGGAAATTGTGCTGCCGGGCAAGCGCCTCATCCGGCAATGGATAAAAGGATGA
- the mqnC gene encoding dehypoxanthine futalosine cyclase: MKVDELLHRALNLEFLSTEEGVFLFEQASTPELMYVGNKLRQRHVPNKAVTWIIDRNSNTTNVCIANCKFCNFYRRPGHEESYITTIEQYKQKIDELFRYGGEQLLLQGGHHPELGLEFYANLFRKLKSLYPTLKLHALGPPEVAHITKLEKSTHIEVLQTLKDAGLDSLPGAGAEILSDRVRRLISKGKCGGQEWLDIMHAAHKVGLTTSATMMFGHIETNYERMDHLVRIREVQAQKPEGAKGFIAFIPWPFQDEDTILKRIKRARNTCTGDEYVRMIAMSRIMLPNITNIQASWLTVGKPVAQLCLHAGANDFGSIMIEENVVSAAGARFRFTAQGIQDAIREAGFTPQLRNQEYEYRALPEDMVQQELDRERMVVD, from the coding sequence ATGAAGGTTGATGAATTACTACACCGGGCCTTAAACCTGGAATTTCTGAGCACAGAAGAAGGCGTCTTTCTTTTTGAACAGGCTTCTACGCCCGAATTGATGTACGTAGGTAACAAGCTGCGGCAGCGCCACGTGCCCAATAAGGCCGTCACCTGGATCATCGACCGCAACTCCAACACGACCAACGTCTGCATCGCCAATTGTAAATTCTGCAATTTCTACCGTCGACCCGGCCACGAAGAGTCCTACATTACCACTATAGAACAGTATAAGCAAAAGATCGACGAGCTCTTCCGCTATGGAGGCGAACAACTGCTGCTGCAAGGGGGCCATCACCCGGAACTGGGGCTGGAATTTTACGCCAACTTGTTCCGCAAGCTTAAGTCCCTCTATCCCACGCTCAAGCTGCACGCCCTCGGCCCACCCGAAGTAGCCCACATTACCAAACTGGAAAAGTCTACTCATATAGAGGTGTTGCAAACTTTGAAAGACGCCGGCCTGGATTCCCTGCCCGGCGCCGGCGCCGAAATCCTCAGCGACCGGGTGCGCCGCCTGATCTCCAAGGGCAAATGCGGCGGCCAGGAGTGGCTCGACATCATGCATGCCGCCCACAAAGTAGGCCTGACCACTTCCGCTACCATGATGTTCGGCCATATCGAAACCAACTACGAACGCATGGACCATCTGGTGCGCATCCGCGAAGTGCAGGCTCAAAAACCGGAAGGCGCCAAGGGCTTTATCGCATTCATCCCCTGGCCCTTCCAGGATGAAGACACCATCCTCAAACGCATCAAGCGGGCCCGCAACACCTGCACCGGCGACGAGTACGTGCGCATGATCGCCATGAGCCGCATCATGCTGCCCAATATCACCAACATACAGGCCTCCTGGCTGACGGTAGGCAAGCCGGTAGCCCAGCTCTGCCTGCACGCCGGCGCCAACGACTTCGGCTCTATCATGATCGAAGAAAACGTCGTATCCGCCGCCGGCGCCCGCTTCCGCTTTACCGCCCAGGGCATACAGGACGCCATCCGGGAGGCGGGTTTCACCCCGCAGCTGCGCAACCAGGAGTATGAATACCGGGCACTGCCAGAGGATATGGTGCAGCAGGAGCTGGACCGGGAGCGTATGGTTGTGGATTGA
- the rimP gene encoding ribosome assembly cofactor RimP: MVESKVKSLLKIKFQEEEFTDCFLIEVKVHANNKLDVFIDSDAGVTFEQCQKISRYLEQYLDEEGWLGDSYVLEVSSPGISRPLKFLRQYPRNIGRKVEVRLRDGASKEGTLVSVGAENITIEEKIRVKEGKRKATQVLHTNIPFEDIKKTVVKISF, encoded by the coding sequence GTGGTAGAATCTAAGGTCAAATCCCTCCTGAAAATAAAATTTCAGGAAGAAGAATTTACGGACTGTTTCCTCATTGAGGTGAAAGTACACGCCAATAACAAGCTCGACGTTTTTATCGACAGCGACGCTGGAGTTACTTTCGAGCAGTGCCAAAAGATTAGCCGTTACCTGGAACAATATCTCGACGAAGAAGGCTGGCTGGGCGACAGTTATGTGCTGGAGGTGTCTTCTCCGGGCATCAGCCGCCCGTTAAAGTTCCTGCGCCAATACCCCAGAAACATAGGCCGCAAGGTGGAAGTTCGCCTCAGGGACGGCGCCAGCAAAGAAGGCACACTGGTATCGGTCGGCGCAGAAAACATTACCATTGAGGAAAAAATAAGGGTAAAAGAAGGCAAACGCAAGGCCACGCAGGTCCTGCACACCAATATACCCTTTGAAGACATAAAGAAAACTGTTGTTAAAATATCATTCTAA
- a CDS encoding T9SS type A sorting domain-containing protein — protein sequence MMRIFIWMGLLLGGWQTAYAQQTAQFETTFYFEDAMGNRDSVVVGYDTLATRDIDSEFGEEEILSPFDSIFEVRAGHYTWPWSEKLSKKIIETGFPASGPSAPENCYSGLRVMIYVWAKHQPVKVWWNRATFSARRCYRGSALLNHVLDEVAGPIAPQDIPPEYVCLAVEDSAYFDLSEEHLIDGVLFTEQRINIEKEVQSLGPQTIYGLRFRAAATPFDYSPCYWVTSARAESAAESAFLFPNPASSTIYFSLPEGVEALYWQLFSINGALLQEQREAGAEEVELSGLPAGFYQLLVQGSGGKRYWGRVVKQ from the coding sequence ATGATGCGGATATTTATCTGGATGGGTTTGCTGTTGGGTGGCTGGCAAACTGCCTATGCTCAACAAACCGCGCAGTTTGAAACCACCTTTTACTTCGAGGATGCGATGGGCAACCGGGATTCTGTTGTAGTTGGATACGATACCCTGGCTACTCGCGATATAGATTCGGAATTTGGAGAAGAGGAGATACTATCTCCTTTTGACTCTATTTTTGAAGTCAGGGCTGGCCACTATACTTGGCCGTGGAGCGAAAAATTGTCCAAAAAAATCATCGAAACGGGTTTTCCGGCCTCTGGCCCATCTGCTCCGGAAAATTGCTATAGCGGATTGAGGGTCATGATCTACGTCTGGGCCAAGCATCAACCCGTTAAGGTATGGTGGAACCGGGCTACGTTTTCCGCCCGGCGCTGCTACAGAGGCTCTGCATTACTGAACCATGTGCTGGATGAAGTGGCTGGGCCCATAGCTCCACAAGACATACCGCCGGAATACGTTTGCCTGGCAGTAGAAGATTCAGCCTATTTTGATTTGTCCGAGGAACACTTAATAGATGGCGTACTTTTTACAGAGCAACGTATCAATATAGAAAAAGAAGTACAGAGCTTAGGTCCACAAACCATTTATGGGCTTAGGTTTCGGGCGGCGGCTACGCCTTTTGATTATTCCCCCTGTTATTGGGTCACTTCCGCTCGGGCTGAATCCGCGGCTGAATCCGCTTTCCTTTTTCCCAACCCTGCGAGTAGTACTATCTATTTCAGCCTGCCGGAGGGGGTGGAGGCGCTGTATTGGCAGCTGTTTAGCATCAATGGCGCGTTACTGCAGGAGCAGCGGGAAGCCGGGGCGGAGGAAGTCGAGCTTTCCGGCTTGCCGGCGGGTTTTTACCAGCTTCTGGTGCAGGGCAGCGGCGGGAAGCGATATTGGGGGCGGGTGGTGAAGCAGTGA
- the infB gene encoding translation initiation factor IF-2 — translation MAKRLIKIAKELNVGTTTIVEHLTNNGFEIENKPTANVTDEMYAELLKEFQKSIAIKEKADQLVIGNRPTSAPAPPKEKKKDILPPPPPTREEVSRTQPEKTGSEPQGKEPGASPENGKERHAEEPSRPQAKLKVLGKIDLESRMRPKTKEAQPEEETQARPEAKKESPTPEPKPELKPEPKPEPQAEKAPEPKKEKAPEPETGKEEQAKAPVEKPEPEPPKQPQQKTEPPAEKREEPKEEARPETPKPKAEEPAQPVKEEAEANKAKPVPDKNELVRAEAPELRGLKILGKIDTDKLERPKRKKKKDNKKEPAKSDDKKKKAATAPSSDQDKDKQPRKKRRRTRKKVSPPSGGGGGGGGGARGPAPSAGKGRRTRGRKEDDVKEVSQKEIEEKIKATMARISGGGKKKRQKMRRDNRERLRERQEQREQELQTENLQLTEFVSVQELANIMDVPVTDVITTCMNLGVMVSINQRLDAEIIELVAEEFGHEVDFISAEEHVEEEEEIVDDPADLKHRAPIVTVMGHVDHGKTSLLDYIRKASVVEGEAGGITQHIGAYEVIVGKEDRGITFLDTPGHEAFTAMRARGAKVTDIAVIIIAADDNIMPQTKEAISHAQAASVPMVFAINKVDKADANPDRIKQELASMNFLIEEWGGKYQSQDISAKTGQGVEELLEKILLEAEMLELQANPDREAIGTILEASLDKGRGYVAKGLVQTGTLHIGDPVVAGEHSGKVKAMFNERGKRVKEAGPSTPILILGLSGAPQAGERFKITENEQEARQIASKRAQIAREQANRATKRISLDEIGRRLALGNFKELNLIVKGDVDGSVEALSDSLIKQSIESIQVNVIHKAVGQIVESDVLLASASDAIIIGFQVRPSLGARKLAEREGVQIKMYSIIYEAIDEVRAAIEGMLEPTKEEKIVGQVEVREVYKISKVGTVAGCYVQEGKLTRNTHVRLIRNGIVVYPAKEGQIAEIASLKRFKEDVREVKAGLECGISIKNFNDIKVGDIIEGYEIIEIKQTLD, via the coding sequence ATGGCGAAACGTTTAATTAAGATAGCAAAAGAGTTAAATGTGGGGACAACCACTATTGTTGAGCATCTCACCAATAATGGTTTCGAAATTGAGAACAAGCCTACCGCTAACGTCACGGACGAGATGTACGCGGAGCTGCTCAAAGAGTTTCAGAAGTCCATTGCTATCAAAGAAAAAGCCGACCAACTGGTCATCGGGAACCGCCCAACATCTGCTCCTGCTCCACCTAAAGAAAAGAAGAAAGACATCTTACCACCACCACCACCAACCAGGGAAGAAGTTTCCAGAACGCAACCGGAAAAAACTGGTTCTGAGCCCCAGGGCAAAGAACCTGGCGCTTCCCCCGAAAATGGCAAAGAACGCCATGCGGAAGAACCTTCCCGCCCTCAGGCAAAACTCAAGGTACTCGGCAAGATCGACCTCGAGAGCCGCATGAGGCCCAAAACCAAGGAGGCTCAGCCAGAGGAAGAAACCCAGGCCAGGCCGGAAGCTAAAAAGGAAAGCCCAACGCCGGAACCGAAACCAGAATTGAAACCGGAACCGAAACCAGAGCCGCAAGCTGAAAAAGCGCCGGAACCCAAGAAGGAAAAAGCGCCCGAGCCGGAAACGGGAAAAGAAGAGCAGGCCAAGGCGCCCGTTGAAAAGCCAGAACCGGAACCCCCGAAACAACCTCAGCAAAAAACAGAGCCTCCGGCTGAAAAGAGAGAAGAGCCCAAAGAAGAAGCTCGCCCGGAAACTCCAAAACCCAAGGCGGAGGAACCGGCCCAACCCGTTAAAGAAGAAGCTGAAGCCAATAAGGCCAAGCCTGTTCCTGATAAAAATGAACTTGTCCGTGCCGAAGCGCCTGAACTCAGAGGCCTGAAGATACTGGGCAAGATCGATACCGACAAGCTGGAACGGCCGAAGCGCAAAAAGAAAAAGGACAACAAGAAGGAGCCGGCAAAAAGCGATGACAAGAAGAAAAAGGCAGCTACTGCGCCTTCTTCTGACCAGGATAAGGACAAACAACCCCGCAAGAAACGCCGAAGGACACGCAAAAAAGTCTCCCCCCCATCCGGCGGCGGCGGTGGAGGTGGCGGCGGCGCAAGAGGCCCGGCGCCTTCTGCCGGAAAAGGCCGGCGCACCCGAGGAAGGAAAGAGGACGACGTCAAGGAGGTTTCGCAAAAGGAGATAGAAGAAAAGATCAAGGCCACCATGGCCCGCATCTCCGGCGGCGGAAAGAAAAAGCGCCAGAAAATGCGCCGCGACAACCGCGAACGCCTGCGCGAACGCCAGGAGCAGCGCGAACAGGAACTCCAAACCGAAAACCTCCAGTTAACCGAGTTTGTCTCTGTGCAGGAACTGGCCAATATAATGGATGTGCCGGTCACTGATGTGATCACTACCTGCATGAACCTCGGCGTGATGGTATCCATCAACCAACGCCTCGATGCCGAAATCATCGAATTGGTTGCCGAAGAATTTGGCCACGAAGTAGACTTCATCAGCGCCGAAGAGCATGTCGAAGAGGAAGAAGAGATCGTCGACGATCCGGCAGACCTTAAACACCGCGCTCCCATTGTCACCGTGATGGGCCACGTAGACCACGGCAAGACCTCCCTGCTCGATTATATCCGAAAGGCCAGCGTAGTGGAAGGCGAGGCCGGGGGGATCACCCAGCACATCGGAGCCTACGAAGTGATCGTCGGCAAAGAAGACCGCGGGATCACCTTCCTCGATACGCCGGGCCACGAAGCCTTTACGGCCATGCGCGCCCGGGGCGCTAAAGTGACCGACATCGCCGTGATCATTATCGCGGCCGACGATAACATCATGCCTCAGACCAAGGAAGCCATCAGCCACGCCCAGGCTGCCAGCGTACCTATGGTCTTTGCCATCAATAAGGTGGACAAAGCCGACGCAAACCCCGACCGCATCAAGCAGGAACTCGCTTCCATGAACTTTCTGATCGAAGAATGGGGCGGCAAATACCAGTCTCAGGATATTTCCGCCAAAACGGGCCAGGGAGTTGAAGAACTGCTGGAAAAAATACTGCTGGAAGCAGAAATGCTGGAACTGCAGGCTAACCCGGACCGGGAAGCCATCGGGACCATCCTGGAAGCTTCTCTGGATAAGGGCCGCGGTTATGTGGCCAAAGGGCTCGTGCAAACCGGCACCTTGCATATTGGCGACCCCGTAGTCGCCGGCGAGCATTCGGGCAAAGTGAAAGCCATGTTCAATGAGCGCGGGAAACGGGTCAAAGAAGCCGGCCCCTCGACGCCCATTCTGATCCTCGGCCTCAGCGGCGCCCCACAGGCGGGCGAGCGTTTCAAGATTACGGAAAATGAACAGGAAGCCCGGCAGATCGCTTCCAAACGGGCGCAGATCGCCCGGGAACAAGCCAACCGGGCCACCAAGCGGATCAGCCTCGACGAGATCGGGCGCCGCCTCGCGCTGGGCAACTTCAAAGAACTCAACCTCATTGTCAAAGGCGATGTGGACGGATCCGTAGAGGCCCTGTCCGATTCCCTCATCAAGCAATCCATCGAATCCATACAGGTGAACGTCATCCACAAAGCGGTGGGCCAGATCGTCGAATCCGACGTGCTGCTGGCCTCTGCTTCCGACGCCATCATCATTGGCTTCCAGGTGAGGCCTTCCCTGGGCGCCCGCAAACTGGCGGAACGGGAAGGGGTACAGATCAAAATGTACTCTATCATCTACGAAGCCATCGACGAGGTGCGCGCCGCTATCGAAGGGATGCTCGAACCGACCAAGGAAGAAAAAATCGTCGGCCAGGTCGAAGTGCGCGAAGTCTACAAAATCAGCAAGGTGGGCACCGTCGCCGGCTGCTATGTGCAGGAAGGCAAGCTCACCCGCAATACGCATGTCCGCCTGATCCGCAACGGCATCGTCGTTTATCCTGCAAAAGAAGGGCAAATCGCAGAGATCGCCTCGCTCAAACGCTTCAAAGAAGATGTGCGGGAGGTAAAGGCTGGCCTGGAATGCGGCATCTCGATCAAGAACTTCAACGACATCAAAGTCGGCGACATCATTGAAGGTTACGAGATCATCGAGATCAAACAAACGTTGGATTGA
- the nusA gene encoding transcription termination/antitermination protein NusA produces the protein MNLVDTFSEFKAGKNIDRPTMVRVLEDVFRTLIRKKFGTDENFDVIVNTTKGDLELWRVREIVPDGEVTDDRSQISISEAVAIDEDYEIGEECYEQLHLEDFGRRAIMAARQTLISRIMELEKDEVYRRYNERVGDIIVGEVHQILKRELLILDDATGNELVLPRTEMIKGDFFRKGDMVRGVIKKVEMKNNNPVVILSRTDSLFLEKLLEQEVPEIEDGLITVRRIVRIPGDRAKVAVESYDDRIDPVGACVGMKGSRIHGIVRELRNENIDIVNYTNNAILFIQRALTPAKVTTIDLDLEKQHANVFLEPDQVSLAIGKGGTNIKLASRLTGFEIDVYRNTVDEIEIDDVDLEEFKDEIDSWVIEALKGIGCDTARNVLELKKEELLRRTDLEEETVDEVLRILAAEFEEEEGQ, from the coding sequence ATGAACCTGGTGGATACTTTCTCGGAATTCAAAGCCGGGAAAAATATAGACCGTCCGACCATGGTGCGTGTTCTGGAAGATGTATTTCGCACACTTATTCGCAAAAAATTCGGTACGGACGAAAACTTCGACGTAATTGTCAACACGACCAAAGGCGACCTGGAACTCTGGCGCGTACGCGAGATCGTACCCGACGGCGAAGTGACCGACGACCGAAGCCAGATTTCCATCTCCGAAGCCGTGGCCATCGACGAAGACTACGAGATCGGCGAGGAATGCTACGAACAACTCCACCTGGAGGATTTCGGCAGACGCGCCATCATGGCTGCCCGGCAGACGCTGATCTCCCGGATCATGGAACTGGAAAAAGACGAGGTTTACCGCCGTTACAACGAACGCGTCGGGGACATCATCGTTGGAGAAGTCCACCAAATCCTCAAGCGCGAGCTGCTCATCCTCGACGACGCTACGGGCAACGAACTGGTGCTGCCCCGGACCGAAATGATCAAGGGCGACTTCTTCCGCAAAGGCGACATGGTACGCGGCGTGATCAAGAAGGTGGAGATGAAAAACAATAACCCCGTCGTGATCTTATCCCGCACGGATAGCTTGTTCCTCGAGAAATTGCTGGAACAGGAAGTGCCGGAGATCGAAGACGGGCTGATCACGGTGCGCCGGATCGTCCGCATCCCTGGCGACCGCGCCAAGGTGGCCGTCGAGTCTTACGACGACCGCATCGACCCGGTTGGCGCCTGCGTCGGCATGAAGGGATCGCGCATCCACGGCATCGTCCGGGAGCTGCGCAATGAAAATATCGACATCGTCAACTACACCAACAACGCCATCCTTTTCATACAGCGCGCACTGACGCCGGCAAAGGTCACCACCATTGACCTCGACCTGGAAAAGCAGCACGCCAATGTTTTTCTCGAACCCGACCAGGTCTCTCTCGCTATCGGCAAAGGCGGCACCAACATCAAGCTGGCCAGCCGGCTGACCGGCTTCGAGATCGATGTTTATCGCAACACAGTTGATGAGATCGAGATCGATGATGTCGACCTGGAAGAATTCAAGGACGAGATCGACAGCTGGGTGATCGAAGCGCTTAAAGGCATCGGCTGCGATACGGCACGCAACGTGCTCGAGCTTAAGAAAGAAGAACTGCTCCGTCGCACCGACCTGGAGGAAGAGACCGTTGATGAAGTGCTCCGAATACTGGCTGCTGAGTTCGAAGAAGAGGAAGGGCAGTAA
- a CDS encoding CHAT domain-containing protein, with translation MYNYFNEYEKAVQCFKYVIKLCSEVYGDNNKETANCIDLLGNAYYYLKDYPKAIIEFKRAVEIFNTIHAQKTASAADKYSKIAACYTNMKKFGIADTYMDKCFNVLEFNQGLNHPFEEYKSSHTHLLITLYFKAKNHQKAYEAGWGMDRLYKAAHWFDLCIELIEYIYGTFEESGSKQYLLDRFYYIFEAAINCNYDLHEETDSLQYLAQAFGYAERSKALLLKEAMQMADASFEAGIPESLLAEERRLKKAIIGKENRRYELAQQQEGQPAVHELNSEIFNLKREYHQVMDSIQQQYPRGHQFRYASAPLAPGQIQAELLAPGQALLQYFLGEEYLFLFVISREKAYLARLKAEEGLAESVHRFRESIYGWSQSREDSLAREYAGYGYQLYQSLVQPVADMLPEQLIIIPDGILEYVPFEALLKESVSPEAQPYGSYPYLIRDYQVSYAHSARLLQEMKAAAHRAPRQWILAFAPSFQDQPEQENSLASRRRNLGRLTGNVKEVQSLKSLLRTRIYKGTDATRERFLADAPYYSIIHLATHAKANDEEGEYSYLAFTEVPDTIQNELLYAKDLYSLRLQADMVVLSACESGVGELRRGEGVISLARGFSYAGAKSLVTTLWRVSDRESAALMKYFYQHLKDGQPKDEALRAAKMAFISQPGGGRAHPFFWAAFTLIGDMAPVDVSGQIFPGWVFVLLISLFVFLLSHFAKKRPS, from the coding sequence ATGTATAATTATTTCAATGAATATGAAAAAGCTGTTCAGTGCTTTAAATATGTAATAAAATTATGCAGCGAAGTATATGGTGACAATAATAAAGAAACTGCTAACTGCATTGATCTTTTAGGAAATGCATATTATTATCTAAAGGATTATCCGAAAGCAATTATTGAATTCAAAAGAGCAGTAGAAATATTCAATACAATTCATGCCCAAAAAACTGCAAGTGCAGCTGATAAGTACTCCAAAATTGCCGCCTGTTACACCAACATGAAGAAATTTGGCATCGCGGATACATATATGGATAAGTGTTTCAATGTTTTGGAATTTAACCAGGGGTTAAACCATCCTTTTGAAGAATACAAGTCATCCCACACCCACCTCCTCATCACCCTCTATTTCAAAGCCAAGAACCACCAGAAGGCGTACGAAGCCGGATGGGGGATGGATCGGTTGTACAAAGCCGCACATTGGTTTGATCTGTGTATCGAGTTGATAGAATACATCTACGGCACGTTTGAAGAGTCGGGATCGAAACAATATTTGCTGGACCGGTTCTACTATATTTTTGAGGCGGCGATCAATTGCAATTACGATTTGCATGAGGAAACGGACAGCCTGCAGTATCTGGCGCAGGCCTTCGGCTATGCTGAGCGCAGCAAAGCGCTGCTGCTGAAGGAAGCCATGCAGATGGCGGATGCGAGCTTCGAGGCCGGTATTCCGGAAAGCCTGCTGGCGGAGGAGCGCCGCCTGAAAAAGGCCATTATCGGAAAAGAAAACCGGCGCTACGAGCTGGCCCAACAGCAGGAGGGCCAGCCTGCCGTTCATGAGCTGAACAGCGAGATTTTCAACCTGAAGCGGGAATACCATCAGGTCATGGACAGCATTCAGCAACAATATCCAAGGGGCCACCAGTTCCGGTATGCATCCGCTCCGTTGGCGCCCGGGCAAATACAGGCGGAACTGCTGGCGCCCGGCCAGGCTTTGCTGCAGTATTTTTTGGGAGAAGAATACCTTTTTCTGTTTGTCATAAGCCGGGAAAAAGCCTACCTGGCAAGGCTCAAGGCAGAGGAGGGGCTGGCCGAATCGGTGCACCGGTTTCGCGAGAGCATCTACGGGTGGAGCCAGTCCCGGGAAGATTCTCTGGCCCGCGAATATGCCGGCTATGGCTATCAACTCTACCAGAGCCTGGTGCAGCCGGTGGCCGATATGTTGCCGGAGCAACTCATCATCATTCCCGACGGGATACTGGAATACGTGCCTTTCGAAGCCTTGCTGAAGGAATCCGTCAGCCCGGAGGCACAGCCCTATGGCTCCTATCCTTATCTCATCCGGGATTACCAGGTCAGTTACGCTCATTCCGCCCGGCTGCTGCAGGAAATGAAGGCTGCGGCTCATCGGGCGCCCCGGCAGTGGATACTGGCCTTTGCCCCCTCTTTCCAGGACCAGCCGGAGCAGGAGAATTCCCTGGCTTCGCGGCGCCGCAACCTGGGCCGGCTGACGGGAAACGTGAAGGAGGTGCAGTCGCTCAAAAGCCTGCTGCGCACCCGCATTTACAAAGGCACGGATGCTACCCGGGAACGCTTTCTGGCCGATGCGCCCTACTACAGCATCATTCATTTGGCAACTCACGCCAAGGCCAATGATGAAGAAGGGGAGTATTCTTACCTGGCTTTTACGGAGGTTCCCGATACGATTCAAAACGAATTGCTGTATGCCAAAGACTTGTATTCGCTGCGCCTGCAGGCCGACATGGTGGTGCTGAGCGCCTGCGAATCCGGCGTCGGCGAGCTGAGGCGCGGGGAGGGGGTTATCAGCCTCGCCAGGGGATTCTCCTACGCCGGCGCCAAGAGCCTGGTGACCACCCTGTGGCGGGTGAGCGACCGCGAGTCGGCGGCCCTGATGAAATATTTTTACCAGCATTTGAAAGACGGGCAGCCAAAGGACGAGGCGTTGCGGGCAGCCAAGATGGCGTTCATTTCTCAGCCCGGCGGAGGGCGGGCCCACCCTTTCTTCTGGGCTGCTTTCACCCTGATAGGCGATATGGCGCCGGTCGACGTCAGCGGGCAAATATTTCCCGGCTGGGTATTCGTATTGTTAATTAGCCTATTTGTATTTTTGCTGTCACATTTCGCAAAAAAAAGGCCTAGCTGA